A genomic stretch from Corynebacterium faecale includes:
- a CDS encoding HpcH/HpaI aldolase/citrate lyase family protein produces the protein MNYFTTGTTALFSPADRPDRALKALASPSDLVILDLEDAVALDQESKHMARTGLHPLLQQVPERTGVVIRINSPETIEGKKDLREIAHLSGMSGLPNFAIMVPKLTLSTPLNEIPQNHPIIGLIETADAVRDLFAIAAHPRVDRLALGAVDLSTELNCDSTSATIDHVRAQLVIASVAAGVAAPLESPCVHFQDTGIVKDAARRARRDGFGGMLCIHPRQLEGVSEAFRPDEKDIIWAQKVLNTGGAAASVDGEMVDRPVLMRAQKILAAAE, from the coding sequence ATGAATTATTTTACCACTGGCACTACTGCACTTTTCAGCCCCGCCGATCGCCCCGACCGCGCACTTAAGGCGCTGGCGTCCCCTTCCGACCTGGTCATCCTGGACCTGGAGGATGCGGTGGCACTGGATCAGGAGAGCAAGCACATGGCGCGCACCGGGTTGCATCCCTTACTGCAGCAGGTCCCCGAACGAACCGGGGTGGTGATCCGCATCAATTCACCAGAAACAATCGAAGGCAAAAAAGATCTCCGCGAAATTGCCCACCTCTCCGGGATGAGTGGGCTGCCCAACTTCGCCATCATGGTGCCGAAACTGACCCTGTCCACCCCCCTGAATGAGATCCCCCAGAATCACCCCATCATCGGGCTCATTGAAACCGCAGATGCGGTACGCGATCTCTTTGCCATAGCGGCACATCCGCGGGTGGATCGCCTTGCACTCGGTGCAGTTGATCTCTCCACAGAGCTGAACTGTGACTCCACCTCGGCAACCATTGACCATGTGCGTGCTCAGCTGGTGATCGCATCAGTGGCAGCCGGGGTTGCCGCCCCACTGGAATCCCCATGTGTGCACTTTCAGGACACCGGGATTGTCAAGGACGCTGCGCGGAGGGCACGTCGGGATGGTTTTGGTGGGATGCTATGCATCCACCCGAGACAACTGGAGGGCGTGAGTGAGGCCTTCCGCCCCGACGAGAAAGACATCATCTGGGCTCAGAAAGTCCTGAATACGGGCGGAGCCGCCGCTTCAGTGGATGGTGAGATGGTGGATCGCCCGGTCCTCATGCGCGCACAGAAGATTCTTGCGGCCGCGGAATAG
- a CDS encoding MaoC family dehydratase, with amino-acid sequence MIEAATERKVPVEGWRGRYFEDMEVGDVYKHPLGRTVLPVDNSWMTLLTQNTAPIHFDAHYSAQTEFGQPLVDSTFTLALVTGQSVTDISMNVMANLGWDRVRLPNPVFEGDTIYSQSEVLSKRESGSRPNVGIVVVRTVGFNQNGVIVITFERTIMVYLRGHGPGHAGVDPVWDARAKKAAGIED; translated from the coding sequence ATGATCGAGGCAGCAACGGAACGTAAGGTACCGGTAGAAGGATGGCGTGGGCGGTACTTTGAGGACATGGAGGTCGGCGATGTGTATAAACATCCCCTGGGCCGCACAGTCCTGCCGGTGGATAACTCCTGGATGACCTTGTTGACTCAGAACACGGCACCGATACACTTCGATGCTCACTATTCTGCGCAGACGGAGTTCGGGCAGCCCCTGGTGGATTCCACCTTTACGCTGGCGTTGGTTACCGGTCAGTCCGTCACAGATATCTCCATGAATGTCATGGCGAACCTCGGGTGGGACCGCGTGAGGCTCCCCAATCCTGTATTCGAGGGGGATACCATCTATTCCCAGTCGGAGGTGCTGTCCAAGCGTGAATCGGGATCCCGTCCGAATGTCGGAATCGTTGTGGTCCGTACCGTCGGATTCAACCAGAACGGTGTCATTGTCATTACTTTTGAACGCACCATCATGGTTTACCTGCGCGGACATGGCCCGGGGCATGCCGGGGTGGATCCGGTCTGGGACGCGCGTGCGAAGAAAGCCGCTGGCATCGAGGATTGA
- a CDS encoding SLC13 family permease produces the protein MTQTVPGSQTSNSAPSTRDRDYSPGQLDRGIPQGSRNYKFAGMAIGVTLAGVVALIIPNDVSHDIRVTAAIAVLMGALWITEAVPLAATAMLPLILFPAFGVVDLGSISGNYSSGIILLFLGGFLLALALQRWNLHKRIAINIVLRIGTAPARLVAGFMIATALLSMWVSNTATAMMMIPMGMTVVKMLEEKGVLPNKSKLGTGLVIGIAYSATIGGFGTMIGSPVNLVILSYIRGPLDYSVSFLQWMSVGIPTVIVFTFIGWVLLTKVLWRSEVDEIPGGREIFENELTRLGKMGGGERIVSVIFALTAMGWIFVPLIFGDDIWLSDTVIALIAGVAVMTIPANPRTGVMILNWKDTREMPWDVLILIAGGLALSSQITQSGLSEWLAGSLTVLGNAPEWLMVLAIVLLLLAVTELTSSTATSAAFVPVIGGLAIALGMNPVIMAMAAGLACTCSFMMPVGTPPNAIAYSTGAVSMNQLMRTGIWMNAISVILVTIIALTLVPMVFG, from the coding sequence ATGACTCAGACCGTCCCCGGTTCGCAGACATCAAATTCTGCGCCCTCAACCCGCGATCGTGATTACTCACCAGGCCAACTTGATCGTGGAATTCCGCAAGGATCACGGAATTACAAGTTCGCTGGAATGGCCATCGGTGTCACCCTCGCCGGAGTGGTTGCGCTGATCATCCCCAACGATGTTTCTCACGATATTCGTGTCACGGCCGCCATCGCGGTACTGATGGGGGCGTTGTGGATTACCGAGGCCGTCCCCTTGGCTGCAACCGCCATGTTGCCGCTTATCCTCTTCCCGGCATTCGGGGTAGTGGACCTGGGGAGCATTTCTGGAAACTACTCCAGTGGAATCATCCTCCTCTTCCTGGGAGGGTTCCTCCTCGCCCTGGCACTGCAGCGCTGGAATCTTCACAAGCGCATTGCCATCAACATCGTTTTGAGAATTGGAACCGCACCAGCGCGACTGGTTGCCGGTTTCATGATCGCCACCGCTCTGCTGTCCATGTGGGTCTCCAACACCGCAACCGCCATGATGATGATCCCGATGGGAATGACCGTGGTGAAGATGCTGGAGGAGAAGGGAGTGCTGCCCAATAAGTCAAAGTTGGGCACCGGTCTTGTTATCGGTATCGCCTACTCCGCCACCATCGGTGGTTTCGGCACCATGATCGGTTCCCCGGTCAACCTGGTCATCCTCTCCTATATCCGTGGTCCACTGGATTACTCGGTTTCCTTCCTCCAGTGGATGTCTGTCGGTATTCCTACGGTCATCGTCTTCACCTTCATCGGGTGGGTGCTGCTGACCAAGGTGCTGTGGCGTTCTGAGGTCGACGAAATTCCCGGGGGCCGCGAAATCTTCGAAAATGAGCTGACCCGTCTGGGGAAGATGGGCGGTGGTGAACGTATCGTGTCCGTCATCTTTGCGCTCACTGCAATGGGCTGGATCTTCGTTCCACTCATCTTCGGTGATGATATCTGGCTTTCCGATACCGTCATCGCCCTTATCGCGGGTGTTGCGGTTATGACCATTCCCGCCAATCCCCGCACCGGCGTCATGATCTTGAATTGGAAAGACACCCGGGAAATGCCCTGGGATGTGCTTATTCTTATCGCCGGTGGTCTCGCTCTCTCCTCTCAGATCACACAATCTGGATTGTCTGAATGGTTGGCCGGTTCCCTGACCGTTCTGGGCAACGCACCGGAATGGTTGATGGTATTAGCCATCGTGCTTTTGCTCCTGGCTGTCACCGAGCTGACCTCCTCCACCGCTACCTCCGCGGCCTTTGTTCCTGTGATTGGTGGTTTGGCAATCGCACTGGGGATGAACCCTGTGATCATGGCCATGGCTGCGGGCCTCGCCTGCACCTGTTCCTTCATGATGCCGGTGGGTACACCCCCGAATGCCATCGCCTACTCCACGGGTGCAGTCTCTATGAACCAGCTGATGAGAACCGGTATTTGGATGAACGCCATCTCAGTAATTCTGGTGACAATCATCGCCCTCACTTTGGTTCCGATGGTCTTCGGTTAG
- the pth gene encoding aminoacyl-tRNA hydrolase — translation MSFLSRIQALFRPFATPGLPDADWLVVGLGNPGAKYESTRHNVGYMCLDELLHTHAAPPLTAVQGLKVQIALLPKTTEKALAVRSTTFMNHSGQGVAPLAHQLGIPPERIIVIHDELDLPAGKVRLKKGGNENGHNGLKSLTEELGTRDYLRVRIGISRPPKGMNVPDYVLAPVADQQPGIDIAADAVDLIISKGLSVAQNDIHSR, via the coding sequence GTGAGTTTCCTCTCCCGAATTCAAGCACTCTTCCGTCCCTTCGCCACCCCCGGTCTCCCCGATGCTGATTGGCTGGTGGTGGGCCTGGGCAACCCCGGTGCGAAATACGAATCAACCAGACACAACGTGGGATACATGTGCCTGGATGAGCTTCTCCACACCCACGCTGCCCCACCACTCACAGCGGTTCAGGGACTCAAGGTACAGATTGCCCTGTTGCCGAAGACAACAGAAAAGGCACTGGCGGTACGTTCCACCACCTTCATGAATCACTCCGGACAGGGCGTGGCGCCACTCGCACATCAGCTGGGTATTCCCCCTGAACGCATCATCGTGATCCACGATGAGCTGGACCTGCCCGCTGGCAAGGTACGCCTGAAAAAGGGCGGCAATGAAAACGGGCACAATGGGTTGAAATCCCTCACCGAGGAGCTGGGCACCCGTGATTACCTGCGCGTACGCATCGGCATCTCCCGCCCGCCAAAGGGCATGAATGTTCCCGACTATGTGCTGGCTCCCGTGGCTGATCAGCAGCCGGGAATTGATATAGCTGCGGATGCGGTGGATCTGATCATCTCCAAGGGATTATCTGTGGCGCAGAACGATATCCACAGTCGTTAA
- a CDS encoding MmgE/PrpD family protein, with protein MNPKNHAIQAPETQTFAQQIGAFVSQRHQLSADYEGWMRLLHADYAAVTLGGLDRESAEVVRRAVPTWDEASPAAPSRVVSAPGRETFATPEHAALVNGTIAHGLELDDTFEESSLHPAVVVFPALFAVSEEEGSSYGDLLAAAAVGYEVMCRVGVLLGAAESYGRGFHPTGVAGALGSAAAVANLLRLDATQSTNAISIAANITAGSLEFLSDGSWTKRLNSGNAAAAGIRAARLAQAGFTAPLTSIEGRDGFLTQYGRGLVEGRGLNLIAGSAAWDTSIKFYPCCRYMHGGIDLLREIRAENPELDITKVDRIDVAVISAGASLVSLPRERKNTVTSAVDAQFNMPFGAALALKTGEATVADFDNAPEIANELSDLIPKVNCYTDEAIEAAFPAAWQARVKVVLEDGTEFEKFEDAFVGSSGKRATWEQIENKAAGLVGPEMARALLAHVSDLALDDAAVLAAADVPSRV; from the coding sequence ATGAATCCCAAGAATCACGCCATCCAGGCTCCGGAAACCCAGACTTTTGCTCAGCAGATCGGCGCCTTTGTATCCCAGCGACACCAGCTCTCTGCTGACTATGAGGGGTGGATGCGCCTTCTTCATGCCGACTATGCGGCAGTTACCCTGGGCGGTTTAGATCGTGAGTCGGCTGAAGTTGTGCGCCGGGCCGTCCCGACCTGGGATGAGGCGAGTCCTGCCGCACCATCGCGGGTGGTGTCAGCGCCCGGCAGAGAGACGTTCGCTACTCCTGAGCATGCGGCTCTGGTCAATGGCACCATTGCCCATGGTCTTGAATTGGATGACACCTTTGAAGAAAGCTCTCTGCATCCGGCTGTTGTTGTTTTTCCTGCTCTCTTCGCCGTATCCGAGGAGGAAGGCTCCTCCTATGGCGACCTCTTGGCGGCGGCTGCGGTGGGCTACGAGGTCATGTGCCGTGTGGGTGTGCTCCTCGGTGCTGCCGAAAGCTATGGCCGTGGATTCCATCCCACGGGCGTAGCCGGCGCACTTGGATCGGCGGCTGCGGTGGCTAATCTCCTCAGGCTGGATGCGACGCAATCCACGAATGCGATCTCTATTGCTGCGAATATCACCGCCGGTAGCCTGGAGTTTCTTTCCGATGGGTCCTGGACCAAACGTTTGAATTCGGGCAATGCTGCCGCTGCGGGAATCCGGGCGGCGAGGTTGGCACAAGCTGGCTTCACCGCACCACTCACCTCAATAGAGGGTCGCGATGGGTTCCTTACCCAATATGGTCGCGGGCTGGTGGAGGGGCGCGGTCTCAATCTGATTGCAGGTTCGGCGGCATGGGACACCTCGATCAAATTTTATCCCTGCTGTCGCTATATGCACGGTGGTATTGACCTGCTGCGCGAGATCCGGGCGGAGAATCCGGAATTGGATATCACAAAGGTAGACAGGATTGATGTTGCAGTTATTAGCGCGGGAGCATCCCTGGTTTCATTACCTCGTGAGCGGAAGAACACCGTAACCAGTGCCGTTGATGCACAGTTCAACATGCCCTTCGGCGCAGCCCTCGCGCTGAAGACCGGCGAGGCTACAGTTGCTGATTTTGATAACGCGCCCGAGATCGCAAACGAACTCAGTGATCTCATTCCCAAGGTGAATTGTTATACCGATGAGGCTATTGAGGCGGCTTTCCCCGCAGCATGGCAGGCCCGCGTCAAGGTGGTCCTTGAGGATGGTACCGAGTTTGAGAAATTTGAGGATGCCTTCGTGGGATCCTCCGGTAAGCGGGCAACCTGGGAACAGATCGAAAACAAGGCTGCTGGCCTGGTGGGACCAGAAATGGCACGTGCCTTGCTGGCCCATGTTTCGGACCTTGCGCTTGACGACGCCGCGGTGCTCGCCGCCGCTGATGTCCCCAGCCGGGTGTAG
- a CDS encoding NAD(P)H-dependent flavin oxidoreductase → MGILDSLSLPVIIAPMAGGPSTPALANAAAEAGSLGFLAGGTMGVDQFRSELVQLRGRVAINLFRPQEQEPKPSDVDELAGLLTQPFREFKLGEPRVPMVDLSNGWEEKFRLAVAARPAVISCTFGLFTADEFATLKHAGIEAWVTVTNPEDARRAEQAGADALVVQGPEAGGHRSSWTIAEEPDVRSLDDLLQAVVAAGVRAPLVAAGGVATRADVVRVLSLGATAVACGSAFLLCDEAGTSPTNRDILRSAPDMGLTTVSSRSFSGRYARGVETRFVREHESLPPVYPYLNHLIAPLRAATGPLGNWDYAYCLVGTGIGNINDGTVKHILKALNPSG, encoded by the coding sequence ATGGGTATTCTCGATTCGCTGTCACTTCCCGTCATCATCGCACCGATGGCGGGAGGGCCTTCCACCCCGGCCCTGGCCAACGCGGCCGCAGAAGCTGGCTCCCTGGGATTTCTCGCCGGAGGAACCATGGGTGTGGATCAATTCCGTTCGGAACTCGTGCAGCTGCGCGGTCGGGTGGCCATCAATCTTTTTCGGCCTCAGGAACAGGAGCCCAAACCCTCCGATGTGGATGAGCTTGCGGGGTTGCTCACCCAGCCGTTCCGTGAATTCAAGTTGGGGGAGCCACGTGTTCCCATGGTGGATCTGAGTAATGGGTGGGAGGAGAAGTTTCGACTGGCTGTGGCGGCGCGGCCAGCGGTGATTTCCTGCACCTTTGGATTGTTCACCGCTGATGAGTTCGCCACGCTCAAGCATGCGGGCATCGAGGCCTGGGTGACCGTGACCAACCCGGAGGATGCACGGCGGGCCGAGCAGGCGGGTGCGGATGCGCTTGTGGTCCAGGGCCCCGAGGCTGGCGGGCACCGTTCCAGCTGGACGATCGCAGAGGAACCGGATGTCCGTTCTCTGGACGATCTCCTTCAGGCAGTGGTGGCTGCGGGCGTGCGCGCGCCGCTGGTGGCTGCCGGTGGCGTGGCCACCCGCGCAGATGTGGTGCGGGTGCTCTCCCTGGGCGCGACCGCGGTTGCTTGTGGTTCCGCTTTCCTGCTTTGCGACGAAGCGGGCACCTCCCCGACCAACCGCGACATCCTCCGTTCCGCCCCCGACATGGGATTAACCACTGTGTCAAGTCGGTCCTTCTCGGGGCGGTATGCCAGGGGAGTGGAGACCAGGTTCGTGAGGGAACACGAAAGTTTACCCCCGGTTTACCCATACCTGAACCATCTGATAGCGCCACTGCGGGCCGCGACGGGACCATTGGGGAACTGGGATTACGCCTACTGCCTGGTAGGAACCGGAATTGGTAACATTAATGACGGGACAGTGAAACACATATTGAAAGCATTAAATCCGTCCGGTTGA
- a CDS encoding acyl-CoA dehydrogenase family protein, translated as MLLNDRTDQISVTAPATDDEWMETNVLLRERPLIQQLRSKVRDLCADFPDEYWREKDLKREYPQEFVDAMTGEGLLAALIPEEYGGLGLGITEASIIMEEINRSGGHAAACHAQLYTMKAVLNHGSQWQKDAYLPGIAEGSIRLQAFSITEEVSGSNTSAIQTRAVRDGDDWIITGHKNWTSRVDESDLLLVLTRTSDYDANDRNGGLTLFLVDLRQVRAEQPDAFRPIKVRTMFNYATNQVIYDGLRVPSSAVVGEVGRGFRYVIDGWNMERILLAAEAIGDGYWFIERASSYASTRETFGRKIGANQGVQFPIADAYMKVRAADAIRWEACALADNDSPVGAEANMAKHLASEASWEAANVCLNTYGGYGFVDQYDVERKFRETRMYQVAPVNNNLIKAFIGTKVLNMPRSY; from the coding sequence ATGCTGCTCAATGATCGCACCGACCAGATCTCCGTCACCGCCCCGGCCACAGATGACGAATGGATGGAAACCAACGTGCTTCTCCGTGAACGTCCACTAATTCAACAGCTCCGCTCCAAGGTTCGGGACCTCTGTGCTGATTTTCCCGATGAGTACTGGCGTGAGAAGGACCTTAAGCGGGAGTACCCACAGGAATTTGTTGATGCCATGACCGGGGAAGGGCTCCTGGCTGCATTGATTCCGGAAGAGTACGGCGGACTGGGCCTCGGGATCACCGAAGCCTCCATCATCATGGAGGAGATCAACCGCTCAGGTGGGCATGCCGCAGCTTGTCACGCACAGCTATACACCATGAAGGCAGTACTCAACCACGGTTCTCAGTGGCAGAAGGATGCTTACCTTCCCGGGATCGCCGAAGGGTCAATCCGCCTCCAGGCCTTCTCCATCACCGAGGAAGTGTCCGGCTCGAACACCTCCGCGATCCAGACCCGCGCCGTCCGGGACGGAGATGATTGGATTATTACCGGTCATAAGAACTGGACCAGCCGCGTCGATGAGTCTGATCTGCTTCTCGTTCTTACCCGCACCAGCGATTATGATGCCAATGACCGCAATGGCGGACTGACCCTCTTCCTCGTTGACCTGCGTCAGGTCCGCGCCGAGCAGCCGGATGCCTTCCGTCCGATCAAGGTTCGCACCATGTTCAACTACGCGACCAACCAGGTTATCTACGATGGCCTGCGGGTACCTTCCTCCGCGGTGGTTGGTGAGGTGGGACGTGGTTTCCGTTATGTCATCGATGGCTGGAACATGGAGCGGATCCTTCTTGCCGCAGAAGCGATCGGTGATGGTTACTGGTTCATTGAACGGGCAAGTTCCTACGCCTCCACTCGTGAAACCTTCGGCCGCAAAATCGGCGCCAACCAGGGAGTTCAGTTCCCGATCGCCGATGCCTATATGAAGGTGCGTGCGGCTGATGCCATCCGATGGGAGGCCTGTGCGCTCGCGGATAATGATTCACCCGTGGGTGCTGAAGCCAACATGGCCAAGCACCTCGCCTCCGAAGCGTCATGGGAGGCCGCAAACGTCTGCCTCAATACCTATGGCGGTTATGGCTTCGTTGATCAGTATGACGTTGAACGTAAATTCCGCGAAACCCGCATGTATCAGGTTGCCCCGGTGAACAACAACCTGATCAAGGCTTTCATTGGCACCAAGGTGCTCAATATGCCACGCAGCTACTAA
- a CDS encoding GntR family transcriptional regulator, translating to MSEQITQSDAGKKKASLSSIAETSVRERILSGELKSGTVVRPEDVGRELGISQTPAREALQTLKAQGFLTSEAGVGFVVVPLTTQDISDIFTAHALLAGEIAARAVTNAAEEDIAELEAIHFELMAASKRRDWELVEDRNHAFHRHITKLADSPKLAHVLRIVSRYIPRTFYSSVGGWVEASVHDHDDILTAFREKDAIKARAAMSEHMVNAGELLAQTIATD from the coding sequence ATGAGTGAGCAGATCACCCAGTCAGATGCCGGCAAGAAGAAGGCTTCATTATCCAGCATTGCCGAAACATCTGTGCGGGAACGGATCCTGTCCGGTGAATTGAAATCCGGCACAGTGGTCCGCCCCGAGGATGTAGGTCGCGAACTCGGCATTTCCCAAACTCCCGCACGTGAGGCCCTCCAGACCCTGAAGGCCCAGGGGTTTTTAACTTCGGAAGCTGGCGTTGGGTTCGTGGTGGTGCCCCTCACCACTCAGGATATTTCCGATATCTTCACCGCCCATGCACTGCTGGCGGGTGAGATAGCGGCCAGGGCGGTGACCAATGCCGCCGAAGAAGACATAGCTGAGCTGGAGGCCATCCACTTTGAATTGATGGCAGCCTCAAAGCGTCGAGACTGGGAACTCGTGGAAGACCGCAACCATGCCTTCCACCGGCATATCACCAAACTGGCGGACTCCCCCAAACTTGCCCACGTACTCCGCATTGTCAGCCGATATATTCCCAGAACATTTTATTCATCCGTCGGCGGCTGGGTCGAGGCCTCCGTGCATGATCATGATGATATTTTGACTGCCTTCCGGGAAAAGGATGCCATCAAAGCGCGGGCTGCCATGTCAGAGCACATGGTCAACGCTGGCGAACTCCTCGCTCAGACCATCGCAACCGACTGA
- a CDS encoding CaiB/BaiF CoA transferase family protein yields MSLPLEGLTVVSLEQAVAAPFATRQLADLGARVIKVERDTGDFARNYDVTVHGDSSFFVWLNRTKESVVLDIKSDDGLAALKALVAQADVFVSNLKPGAVERLGLGAKECHEFNPELIHVSISGYGPGGSYTERKAYDLIIQCEAGLLSVTGTPDAPSKVGPSIADISAGMYAYSGILASLIQRAKTGKGEVLEISMLETLGEWMSQPHLFANYGGSLPKRSGSSHASIQPYGAFNSADGTVFLGLQNEREWKQFCEVVLEQPELSDDPRFTPNSNRLANKEELMPIVEGATQKMSSKDLIAKLDSIGIANAQLRNMFEYDEHPQLQERERWRDVETTQGHTAKALLPSSLPVGMTPRWAKVPALGEHTESVLTEFGLIPETAGAGT; encoded by the coding sequence ATGTCACTCCCACTTGAAGGCCTCACAGTCGTCTCCCTCGAGCAAGCCGTGGCTGCTCCCTTCGCAACCCGTCAACTCGCTGACCTGGGCGCCCGGGTGATCAAGGTTGAACGTGATACCGGCGACTTTGCAAGAAATTATGATGTCACCGTTCATGGGGATTCCAGCTTCTTCGTGTGGTTGAACCGCACCAAGGAGTCAGTGGTACTGGATATCAAGAGTGATGATGGGCTGGCTGCCTTGAAAGCACTGGTAGCACAAGCGGATGTGTTCGTCTCCAACCTCAAACCGGGCGCTGTGGAACGTCTGGGGCTCGGTGCGAAAGAGTGCCATGAGTTCAACCCGGAACTGATTCATGTGTCTATCTCCGGTTACGGTCCCGGTGGTAGTTATACAGAGCGTAAGGCTTATGACCTCATCATCCAGTGTGAGGCTGGACTGCTCTCTGTGACCGGAACTCCGGACGCACCATCCAAGGTGGGGCCGTCCATCGCTGATATCTCAGCGGGTATGTACGCCTATTCAGGAATACTGGCGAGCCTGATCCAGCGGGCTAAGACCGGTAAGGGGGAAGTCTTGGAGATCTCCATGCTGGAAACACTTGGTGAGTGGATGAGTCAACCACATCTATTCGCCAACTATGGAGGCTCCCTTCCGAAGCGTTCCGGTAGTTCTCATGCCTCCATCCAGCCCTATGGTGCTTTTAACTCGGCGGATGGCACGGTGTTCCTGGGGCTTCAGAATGAGCGAGAATGGAAACAGTTCTGTGAGGTTGTGCTCGAACAACCCGAGCTTTCCGATGATCCGCGTTTCACCCCCAACTCCAACCGCCTTGCCAATAAGGAAGAGTTGATGCCGATTGTTGAGGGTGCCACTCAGAAGATGAGTAGTAAAGATCTCATAGCCAAGCTCGATAGCATCGGTATCGCCAATGCTCAACTGCGCAATATGTTCGAATATGACGAGCATCCGCAGTTGCAGGAACGTGAACGCTGGCGTGATGTTGAGACCACCCAGGGGCATACTGCGAAGGCGCTCCTGCCATCTTCTCTACCGGTTGGGATGACACCCCGGTGGGCAAAGGTTCCTGCGCTGGGCGAGCATACCGAAAGTGTCCTCACGGAATTCGGCCTCATCCCGGAAACTGCGGGGGCTGGCACCTAA
- a CDS encoding peptide chain release factor 3, which translates to MSTTSTAVEAQRRRTFAVIAHPDAGKSTLTEALALHAHIISEAGATHGKAGRKATVSDWMEMEKDRGISIASSALQFEYAPENHEGEPYMINLVDTPGHADFSEDTYRVLMAVDAAVMLIDAAKGLEPQTLQLFRVCKARGLPIITVINKWDRVGRTPLELVDEIVQEIDLQPTPLFWPVGEAGDFRGLARINEDGEADEYIHFTRTAGGSTIAPETNYSPEEAAAREGDVWENATEEAELLAADGAVHDQEMFLSCTTSPLIFASAMLNFGVHQILDALCALAPSPQGREVDPKALEAATAAMDERRDVTDEFSGVVFKVQAGMDKNHRDTLAFMRVVSGEFDRGMQVTHAQTARSFSTKYALTVFGRTRSTVETAFPGDIVGLVNAGALAPGDTIFEGRKIQYPPMPKFAPEHFRILRAKSLGKYKQFRKALEQLDSEGVVQILRNDIRGDANPVMAAVGPMQFEVMQARMEVEYNVETVADPIPYTVARRTTAETAVELSKQRGVEIFTRTDGEIIALFGDKWRLSFIEKEHPEFVLESLVAE; encoded by the coding sequence ATGAGCACCACCAGCACAGCAGTAGAAGCACAACGCCGCCGGACATTCGCCGTCATCGCACACCCCGATGCCGGTAAATCGACCTTGACCGAGGCGCTCGCTCTGCATGCGCACATCATTTCCGAGGCTGGTGCCACCCACGGCAAGGCCGGACGCAAGGCCACCGTCTCCGACTGGATGGAGATGGAGAAGGACCGCGGTATTTCCATCGCGTCCTCCGCGCTGCAGTTCGAGTACGCGCCCGAGAATCATGAGGGTGAGCCCTACATGATCAACCTTGTCGATACCCCTGGTCACGCGGATTTTTCGGAAGATACCTACCGTGTCCTCATGGCCGTCGACGCCGCCGTCATGCTCATCGATGCCGCCAAGGGCCTCGAGCCGCAGACCCTGCAGCTGTTCCGCGTGTGTAAAGCCCGCGGCCTGCCGATCATCACCGTGATCAACAAGTGGGACCGGGTCGGTCGAACCCCGCTTGAGCTTGTCGACGAGATCGTCCAGGAAATCGACCTCCAGCCCACACCATTGTTCTGGCCGGTTGGTGAGGCCGGTGACTTCCGAGGACTGGCACGCATCAATGAGGATGGTGAGGCCGATGAGTACATCCACTTCACCCGTACCGCCGGTGGCTCCACCATCGCTCCGGAAACCAACTACTCCCCTGAGGAGGCAGCTGCCCGCGAGGGCGACGTGTGGGAAAACGCCACCGAGGAAGCTGAACTCCTGGCCGCCGATGGGGCTGTCCATGATCAGGAGATGTTCCTCTCCTGCACCACGTCCCCGCTGATCTTCGCCTCGGCAATGCTGAATTTCGGTGTCCACCAGATTCTGGATGCCCTGTGTGCCCTGGCCCCGTCCCCGCAGGGCCGCGAAGTGGATCCGAAGGCACTCGAAGCAGCCACCGCCGCCATGGATGAGCGTCGTGATGTCACCGACGAGTTCTCCGGAGTGGTGTTCAAGGTCCAGGCCGGTATGGATAAGAACCACCGCGATACCCTCGCCTTCATGCGGGTGGTGTCCGGTGAATTCGACCGTGGCATGCAGGTCACTCACGCGCAGACAGCCCGGAGTTTCTCCACCAAATACGCCCTGACGGTATTCGGCCGCACCCGCTCCACCGTGGAGACAGCCTTCCCGGGTGACATCGTGGGTCTGGTCAACGCCGGCGCACTTGCCCCCGGTGACACCATCTTCGAGGGTCGTAAGATCCAATACCCACCAATGCCGAAATTCGCCCCGGAGCACTTCCGTATTCTGCGTGCGAAGTCTCTGGGCAAGTACAAGCAGTTCCGCAAGGCTCTCGAGCAACTCGATTCCGAGGGTGTTGTCCAGATCCTGCGCAACGATATCCGTGGCGATGCCAACCCGGTCATGGCTGCTGTCGGCCCCATGCAGTTCGAGGTCATGCAGGCACGCATGGAGGTCGAATACAACGTGGAGACGGTCGCCGATCCGATTCCGTACACCGTGGCCCGTCGTACCACCGCAGAAACCGCAGTGGAGCTGTCCAAGCAGCGCGGTGTGGAGATTTTCACCCGCACCGATGGAGAGATCATTGCACTGTTCGGTGATAAGTGGCGTCTGTCCTTCATCGAGAAGGAGCACCCGGAGTTCGTACTGGAGTCACTCGTGGCTGAGTAG